A single Opisthocomus hoazin isolate bOpiHoa1 chromosome 1, bOpiHoa1.hap1, whole genome shotgun sequence DNA region contains:
- the RP2 gene encoding protein XRP2, producing the protein MGCFFSRRRKPAQGGQQQAAAAAGGSEQGAAAGEEKAAPQYSWDQRAKIDPKDYTFSGLKDETVGRLPGKVAGQQFIIQDCENCHIYIFDHSAAITIDDCVNCQIFLGPIKGSVFFRDCKDCKCIVACQQFRARDCRKLEVFLCCATQPIIESSTGMKFGCFQYYYPELALQFKDAGLSIFNNTWSNIHDFTPVSGENNWGLLPENAVVQDYVPLPSSEELKAVRISTDATKSIIPVTRGRRQKSSDESCLAVFFAGDYTTANARKLIDEMTGKGFQLVQTKEVSMKAEDAHRVFQQCASEFIPLLERGPVVALEFSGDGAVEECRSTINNVFSGTKVFVSESKASASQDVDNFYNFADMQMGM; encoded by the exons ATGGGCTGCTTCTTCTCCCGCCGCAGGAAGCCGGCCCAGGGCGGCCAGcagcaggcggcggcggcggcggggggaagcgagcagggcgcggcggcgggcgaggaGAAGGCGGCGCCGCAGTACAGCTGGGACCAGCGAGCCAAG atTGACCCCAAAGATTACACTTTTTCTGGACTTAAAGACGAAACTGTGGGTCGACTGCCTGGAAAAGTAGCAGGGCAACAATTCATCATTCAGGACTGTGAGAATTGTCATATCTACATATTTGACCATTCTGCTGCAATCACTATTGATGACTGCGTAAACTGCCAAATCTTTTTGGGACCAATAAAAGGCAGCGTGTTTTTCCGTGACTGCAAAGATTGTAAATGCATAGTGGCCTGCCAACAGTTTCGCGCGCGGGACTGCAGAAAGCTGGAGGTGTTCTTGTGCTGTGCCACCCAGCCCATTATTGAGTCCTCCACAGGTATGAAATTTGGATGTTTCCAGTACTATTATCCTGAGCTTGCTTTACAATTTAAAGATGCTGGACTGAGTATCTTCAATAACACATGGAGCAACATCCATGACTTTACCCCTGTGTCAGGAGAAAATAACTGGGGCCTTTTGCCTGAGAATGCTGTAGTCCAAGATTATGTTCCTCTGCCCAGCTCCGAGGAGCTGAAAGCTGTCAGAATTTCTACAGATGCAACGAAAAGCATAATACCAGTAACTCGAGGGCGGAGACAGAAAAGCAGCGATGAATCGtgtttggctgtgttttttgCTGGTGACTACACAACTGCAAACGCCAGGAAGTTAATTGATGAG ATGACTGGGAAAGGCTTTCAGCTGGTACAGACTAAAGAAGTCTCAATGAAGGCAGAGGATGCTCACAGAGTTTTCCAGCAGTGTGCATCAGAATTCATTCCACTGCTTGAAAGAG GTCCAGTGGTTGCTTTGGAGTTCAGTGGAGATGGTGCTGTGGAAGAATGTCGAAGCACTATAAACAATGTTTTTAGTGGGACCAAG